One stretch of Roseovarius mucosus DNA includes these proteins:
- the phnG gene encoding phosphonate C-P lyase system protein PhnG, which yields MSKETERKGWMGLLARTPAEDVQTLLSDTGLSPDYAYLRAPEVGGVMVRGRAGATGGAFNLGEMTVTRCALQLGDGRVGHGYVQGRDKRHATQAALIDALMQGAEAALIRDRVLAPLAEAETTRRSARAARAAATKVDFFTLVRGED from the coding sequence ATGAGCAAAGAAACCGAGCGCAAGGGCTGGATGGGTCTTTTGGCGCGCACCCCCGCCGAGGATGTGCAAACGCTCTTGTCTGACACGGGGCTATCCCCTGATTACGCCTATCTGCGTGCGCCCGAGGTGGGCGGCGTCATGGTGCGGGGCCGCGCCGGGGCCACGGGGGGCGCCTTCAACCTTGGTGAAATGACCGTCACCCGCTGCGCCTTGCAACTGGGCGATGGCCGCGTTGGCCACGGCTATGTGCAGGGCCGCGACAAGCGCCACGCCACGCAGGCCGCGCTGATTGACGCGCTGATGCAGGGGGCCGAGGCCGCGCTGATCCGCGACCGCGTTCTGGCCCCTTTGGCCGAGGCCGAGACCACCCGCCGCAGCGCCCGCGCCGCCCGCGCCGCAGCGACCAAGGTCGATTTCTTCACCCTTGTGCGCGGAGAGGATTGA
- a CDS encoding magnesium transporter CorA family protein, with the protein MITYYAKHETGLHQVPDLGDAPVLWIDMLSPDPQELAQMSGRLGIALPSREDQDEIEQSSRLYLEEGVPVMTALLPARNDAGETIVGPVSFVLMADRLVTLRHHAPRPFTTYPDKAGKSSHGCATVEAVLIGLIEEIIDRLADIIEQAGRDIDALSKRIFGDKPLNTAAYRTALRDIGQADGRVMQIRESLMTLERLLGFVVPVIDTRRGAKPLRGALKSQYRDVRTITEQAGYLQQKTAFMLDAALGLITIEQNAIIKIFSVAAVAFLPPTLVASIYGMNFEVMPELSWPFGYPMALGLMALSALVPLWIFRRRGWL; encoded by the coding sequence ATGATCACCTATTACGCCAAGCACGAGACCGGGTTGCATCAGGTGCCAGACCTTGGCGATGCCCCCGTCCTCTGGATCGACATGCTCAGCCCCGACCCGCAGGAATTGGCGCAAATGTCGGGGCGTCTTGGCATCGCCCTGCCCAGCCGCGAGGATCAGGACGAAATCGAACAATCCTCCCGCCTCTATCTCGAAGAGGGCGTGCCTGTGATGACCGCCCTCTTGCCCGCGCGCAACGACGCGGGCGAAACCATCGTCGGCCCGGTGTCTTTCGTGCTCATGGCAGACCGGCTGGTGACGCTGCGCCACCACGCCCCGCGCCCCTTTACCACCTATCCCGACAAGGCGGGGAAATCCTCGCATGGCTGCGCCACGGTCGAGGCGGTGCTGATCGGCCTGATCGAGGAAATCATCGACCGGCTTGCCGATATCATCGAACAGGCTGGCCGCGACATCGACGCGCTCTCCAAGCGCATCTTTGGCGACAAACCCCTCAATACCGCGGCCTATCGCACGGCGCTCCGCGATATCGGCCAAGCTGACGGGCGCGTCATGCAAATCCGCGAGAGCCTGATGACGCTCGAGCGGCTTTTGGGCTTTGTCGTGCCGGTGATCGACACCCGGCGCGGGGCCAAACCCCTGCGCGGCGCGCTCAAATCGCAATATCGCGACGTGCGCACGATCACCGAACAGGCAGGCTATCTGCAACAGAAAACCGCCTTCATGCTGGATGCGGCCCTTGGCCTCATCACCATCGAACAGAACGCCATCATCAAGATTTTCTCGGTGGCGGCGGTGGCCTTTCTACCGCCCACGCTGGTGGCGTCGATCTACGGCATGAATTTCGAGGTGATGCCAGAACTGTCCTGGCCCTTCGGCTATCCGATGGCGCTCGGGCTTATGGCGCTGTCCGCACTGGTGCCGCTCTGGATTTTCCGCCGCCGCGGCTGGCTTTAA
- a CDS encoding alpha-D-ribose 1-methylphosphonate 5-phosphate C-P-lyase PhnJ, which yields MSDYNFAYLDEQTKRMIRRAILKALAIPGYQVPFASREMPMPYGWGTGGVQVSAACLTPDDTFKVIDQGADDTTNAVSIRKFFEKTAQVATTEETARASLIQTRHRIPEEPLTEDQILVYQVPIPEPLRFLEPSEVETRKMHALEEYGLMHVKLYEDISQHGAIATAYAYPVKVEGRYVMDPSPIPKFDNPKLSMAAIQLFGAGREQRIYALPPYTRVVSLDFEDHPFEATKANHDCDLCGASHSYLDEVIMNDAGGRMFVCSDTDYCRARRAGGHIGAQGAPYEEATV from the coding sequence ATGAGCGATTACAACTTTGCCTATCTCGATGAGCAGACCAAGCGCATGATCCGCCGCGCCATTCTCAAGGCGCTGGCAATCCCCGGCTATCAGGTGCCCTTTGCCAGCCGCGAAATGCCGATGCCCTATGGCTGGGGCACGGGCGGCGTGCAGGTCTCTGCCGCCTGCCTCACGCCGGATGACACGTTCAAGGTGATTGATCAGGGCGCGGATGACACGACCAACGCCGTCTCGATCCGCAAATTCTTTGAGAAAACCGCGCAGGTCGCCACCACGGAGGAGACCGCCCGCGCCAGCCTCATCCAGACCCGCCACCGCATCCCCGAGGAACCGCTGACCGAGGATCAGATCCTTGTCTACCAAGTGCCGATCCCCGAACCGCTGCGCTTTCTCGAACCCTCCGAGGTGGAAACCCGCAAGATGCACGCGCTCGAGGAATACGGCCTCATGCATGTGAAACTCTATGAGGATATCAGCCAACACGGGGCCATCGCCACCGCCTATGCCTATCCCGTCAAGGTCGAGGGGCGCTATGTGATGGACCCTTCGCCGATCCCCAAATTCGATAACCCGAAACTCAGCATGGCCGCGATCCAGCTTTTCGGCGCGGGGCGCGAACAGCGCATCTATGCTCTGCCGCCCTATACTCGGGTCGTCAGTCTCGATTTCGAGGATCACCCGTTCGAGGCCACCAAGGCCAATCACGATTGCGACCTCTGCGGCGCATCCCACAGCTATCTGGACGAGGTGATCATGAATGACGCGGGCGGGCGCATGTTCGTCTGCTCCGACACCGATTATTGCCGCGCGCGCCGCGCAGGCGGCCATATCGGGGCGCAGGGTGCCCCCTATGAGGAGGCCACGGTATGA
- the phnF gene encoding phosphonate metabolism transcriptional regulator PhnF, producing MPREKPDALWRAIHDSLSRDIAAGRYGPGDKLPTEAVLATRFGVNRHTVRRALAVLAEAGVIFARRGAGAFVAHRPTEYPIGRRVRFHQNLQAAGRLPTKEILALETRSADAAEAEALRLAPGAMVHVCDGLSLADGVPVAVFRSSFPAARFPGLPEALRRLRSVTAALAEQGVADFTRASTRLTAKLASPMQAVHLHLSPGAPILRTIAVNVDPEGQPIEYGRTWFAGDRITLTLADA from the coding sequence ATGCCCCGAGAAAAACCCGATGCCCTCTGGCGGGCGATCCACGACAGTCTGAGCCGTGACATCGCGGCAGGGCGCTATGGCCCCGGTGACAAGCTGCCGACCGAGGCGGTTCTGGCCACGCGGTTCGGCGTCAATCGCCATACGGTGCGGCGGGCGCTCGCGGTTTTGGCCGAGGCGGGGGTGATCTTTGCCCGGCGCGGGGCCGGGGCGTTCGTGGCGCATCGCCCGACCGAGTATCCGATTGGTCGGCGGGTGCGGTTTCACCAGAATTTGCAAGCGGCCGGGCGGTTGCCAACCAAAGAGATCTTGGCGCTTGAGACCCGCAGCGCCGATGCCGCTGAGGCCGAGGCGCTCAGGCTTGCGCCCGGGGCCATGGTGCATGTCTGTGACGGGCTGTCGCTGGCCGATGGCGTGCCGGTGGCGGTGTTTCGCAGCAGCTTTCCGGCGGCGCGGTTTCCCGGCCTGCCCGAGGCGCTGCGGCGGCTCAGATCGGTGACGGCGGCGCTGGCAGAGCAAGGGGTTGCGGATTTCACCCGCGCCTCGACGCGGCTCACTGCGAAACTGGCCAGCCCGATGCAGGCGGTGCATCTGCATCTCAGCCCGGGTGCGCCGATCCTGCGCACGATTGCGGTCAATGTCGATCCCGAGGGGCAGCCTATCGAATATGGCCGCACATGGTTTGCCGGGGACCGGATCACGCTGACCCTGGCGGATGCTTGA
- a CDS encoding HAD family hydrolase — protein sequence MTLIVFDIGNVLLRWDPQAAFRHAIGSDAEIDALLAEVRFYDWNYEQDRGRSRLEAVAAIAAHWPEHADLMDGYFDRFGLTIQNRIQGSWDIATTLKDSGHRLWALTNFSADTWPQALHLHPDLNTLFEGIVVSGHERMVKPDREIFDLLCTRADAAPEACYFIDDTASNVTGARAAGWQAHHFTRPEGLRADLCDRGLL from the coding sequence ATGACCCTCATTGTCTTTGACATCGGCAATGTCCTCTTGCGCTGGGACCCGCAGGCCGCCTTTCGCCATGCCATCGGCAGCGACGCCGAGATTGATGCGCTGCTGGCCGAGGTTCGATTCTACGACTGGAACTATGAGCAGGACCGGGGCCGGAGCAGGCTCGAGGCGGTGGCAGCGATTGCCGCCCACTGGCCAGAGCATGCCGATCTGATGGACGGCTATTTCGATCGCTTCGGCCTGACCATCCAGAACCGCATCCAAGGGTCATGGGACATCGCCACCACGCTCAAGGATAGCGGCCACCGCCTCTGGGCGCTTACGAATTTTTCGGCCGACACATGGCCGCAGGCGCTCCATCTGCATCCCGACCTGAACACGCTTTTCGAGGGCATCGTCGTGTCGGGGCACGAGCGCATGGTCAAACCCGACCGCGAGATTTTCGACCTCCTCTGCACCCGCGCCGATGCCGCGCCCGAGGCGTGTTATTTCATCGACGACACCGCCAGCAATGTCACCGGCGCCCGCGCCGCAGGCTGGCAGGCGCATCACTTTACCAGGCCCGAGGGCCTGCGCGCCGACCTTTGCGACAGGGGCCTCCTATGA
- the phnK gene encoding phosphonate C-P lyase system protein PhnK, whose amino-acid sequence MTPLLQVRDLAKFYGPRRGCDGVSFDLYPGEVMGIVGESGSGKSTLLSCLAGHLPPDRGEVIFDTRGHGPRDTLHMSEPERRMLMRTDWAFVHQHARDGLRMGVSAGGNVGERLMAVGARHYGDIRDQAIDWLGRVEIAADRVDDKPQAFSGGMQQRLQIARNLVTGPRLVFMDEPTGGLDVSVQARLLDLLRGLVREMGLSAIIVTHDLAVVRLLADRLMVMKDGFVVEDGLTDQVLDDPQHGYTQLLVSSVLQV is encoded by the coding sequence ATGACCCCCCTCTTGCAAGTGCGCGATCTCGCCAAATTCTACGGGCCGCGGCGCGGCTGTGACGGTGTCAGCTTTGATCTTTACCCCGGCGAGGTGATGGGCATCGTGGGCGAGAGCGGATCAGGCAAATCGACGCTGCTCAGTTGCCTTGCCGGGCATCTGCCCCCCGACCGGGGCGAGGTGATCTTTGACACGCGTGGCCACGGCCCCCGCGACACGCTGCATATGTCCGAACCCGAACGGCGGATGCTGATGCGCACCGATTGGGCCTTTGTCCATCAGCACGCCCGCGACGGGCTGCGCATGGGGGTCTCGGCGGGCGGCAATGTCGGCGAACGGCTGATGGCCGTGGGCGCACGGCATTACGGGGATATCCGCGATCAGGCGATTGACTGGCTGGGCCGGGTCGAAATTGCCGCCGACCGGGTGGATGACAAGCCACAGGCGTTCTCGGGGGGCATGCAGCAACGCCTGCAAATCGCCCGCAACCTCGTGACCGGCCCGCGCTTGGTGTTCATGGATGAACCCACCGGCGGCCTTGATGTCAGCGTTCAGGCGCGGCTTCTTGATCTTTTGCGCGGGCTGGTGCGCGAAATGGGTCTCTCGGCCATTATCGTCACCCATGATCTGGCGGTGGTGCGATTGCTCGCCGACCGGTTGATGGTGATGAAAGATGGCTTTGTGGTCGAAGACGGGCTGACCGATCAAGTGCTGGATGATCCGCAACACGGCTATACGCAACTGCTTGTTTCCAGCGTATTGCAGGTCTGA
- the phnL gene encoding phosphonate C-P lyase system protein PhnL — protein MIEIDSLSKSFTLHNQGGAVIPVMAGAHLHVAAGACVALTGSSGAGKSTLMRMIYGNYRANAGRIMVGDTDVARAEPRDIIQLRRHTLGYVSQFLRVVPRVPTRDVVAEPLLILGSAPDAARARAEALLDRLNIPERLWSLSPTTFSGGEQQRVNIARGFAHPFPALLLDEPTASLDSTNREVVLTLIEEAKARGAAIVGIFHDEAARARVCDREVDVTAFTPARAA, from the coding sequence ATGATCGAGATCGACAGCCTGAGCAAAAGCTTCACCCTGCATAATCAGGGCGGCGCGGTGATCCCCGTGATGGCAGGCGCGCATCTGCATGTCGCCGCCGGCGCTTGCGTGGCGCTGACCGGTTCTTCGGGCGCGGGCAAATCCACCCTCATGCGGATGATCTATGGCAATTACCGCGCCAATGCAGGGCGGATCATGGTCGGCGACACCGATGTCGCCCGCGCCGAACCGCGCGATATCATCCAGTTGCGCCGTCATACGCTGGGCTATGTCAGCCAGTTCTTGCGCGTCGTGCCCCGTGTGCCCACCCGCGATGTGGTGGCCGAACCGCTCTTGATCCTTGGCAGCGCGCCCGATGCGGCCCGCGCCCGCGCCGAGGCGTTGCTAGACCGCCTCAATATCCCCGAACGGCTCTGGTCGCTCAGCCCCACGACATTCTCGGGCGGCGAGCAACAGCGCGTCAATATCGCGCGCGGTTTTGCGCATCCCTTTCCCGCCCTGCTGTTGGATGAACCCACCGCCAGCCTTGACTCCACCAACCGCGAGGTGGTGCTGACCCTGATTGAAGAGGCCAAGGCGCGTGGCGCGGCCATTGTGGGCATCTTCCACGACGAGGCCGCGCGCGCCCGTGTCTGCGACCGCGAGGTGGATGTGACCGCCTTCACCCCGGCGCGCGCCGCATGA
- the phnH gene encoding phosphonate C-P lyase system protein PhnH, with product MQTEALTGGFAAAPTEAALAFRAVMRAMARPGTIEQIMGAEPPPPLSPAAGAVLLTLCDPETPLYLAGAVDTPMVRDWITFHTGASLVDRPRAMFALGPWSALLPLADYPIGTAEYPDRATTLIVEMAQLTHTGARLTGPGIATTAALSLPPDMAAFQRNAAQFPLGLDFLFTSGHDLAALPRSTRVEGQ from the coding sequence ATGCAGACCGAAGCCCTGACCGGCGGCTTTGCCGCAGCCCCCACCGAGGCCGCCCTGGCCTTTCGCGCGGTGATGCGCGCCATGGCCCGTCCCGGCACCATTGAGCAGATCATGGGCGCAGAGCCGCCACCGCCCCTATCGCCCGCGGCAGGCGCGGTGCTCTTGACGCTCTGTGATCCTGAAACGCCACTCTATCTGGCGGGGGCGGTTGATACCCCAATGGTGCGCGACTGGATCACCTTTCACACCGGCGCATCGCTGGTGGACCGCCCCCGCGCCATGTTCGCGCTCGGGCCTTGGTCTGCCCTTCTACCGCTGGCCGATTATCCCATCGGCACGGCCGAATACCCCGACCGCGCAACCACCCTGATCGTCGAGATGGCGCAGCTCACGCACACCGGCGCACGCCTGACCGGACCGGGGATTGCAACCACCGCCGCGCTCTCGCTGCCGCCCGACATGGCCGCATTTCAGCGCAACGCCGCACAGTTTCCGCTGGGGCTCGATTTTCTCTTTACCTCTGGTCATGACCTCGCGGCGCTGCCGCGCTCAACCCGTGTGGAGGGCCAATAG
- a CDS encoding carbon-phosphorus lyase complex subunit PhnI, whose protein sequence is MYVAVKGGERAIDNAHAWLAEERRGDTSVAELSVAQIREQLSLAVNRVMAEGSLYDPDLAALAIKQARGDLIEAIFLIRAYRTTLPRFGASHPVNTAAMRCDRRISATFKDAPGGQVLGPTFDYTHRLLDFKLAAEGETPQAPTATPTPGPTPHIMGYLDREGLIQQENPSDSTPPDLTREPMQLPADRALRLQALTRGDEGFILSLAYSTQRGYARNHAFVGELRIGAVAVEMDIPELGFAIELGEITLTECETVNQFKGSKTEPPQFTRGYGLVFGQTERKAIAMALVDRALRWKELGEEDQGAPAQDEEFVLMHADNIQATGFLEHIKLPHYVDFQSELELVRKLRREAEGAAHREAAE, encoded by the coding sequence ATGTATGTCGCAGTCAAAGGCGGCGAACGCGCCATCGACAACGCCCATGCTTGGCTGGCCGAGGAACGGCGCGGCGATACATCCGTGGCCGAGCTCAGCGTGGCGCAGATCCGCGAACAGCTCAGCCTTGCCGTCAACCGCGTCATGGCCGAGGGCTCGCTCTATGATCCCGACCTTGCCGCGCTCGCCATCAAACAGGCGCGCGGCGATCTGATCGAGGCGATCTTTCTCATCCGCGCCTATCGCACCACCCTGCCCCGCTTTGGCGCGTCTCATCCAGTGAATACCGCCGCCATGCGCTGTGATCGGCGCATCTCGGCCACGTTCAAGGACGCGCCGGGCGGGCAGGTGCTGGGGCCGACGTTTGACTACACCCACCGCCTCTTGGATTTCAAACTCGCGGCAGAGGGCGAGACGCCGCAAGCGCCCACAGCCACGCCCACCCCCGGCCCCACGCCGCATATCATGGGCTATCTCGACCGCGAGGGGCTGATCCAGCAGGAAAACCCGAGCGACAGCACGCCCCCCGACCTCACCCGCGAACCGATGCAACTGCCCGCAGACCGCGCGCTGCGGCTTCAGGCGCTGACGCGCGGCGATGAGGGGTTTATCCTCTCGCTCGCCTATTCCACCCAGCGCGGCTATGCCCGCAACCACGCCTTTGTGGGCGAGTTGCGCATCGGCGCTGTTGCCGTGGAAATGGATATCCCCGAACTGGGCTTTGCGATTGAGCTGGGCGAGATCACCCTCACCGAATGCGAAACCGTCAACCAGTTCAAAGGCTCGAAAACCGAACCGCCGCAATTCACGCGCGGCTATGGGCTGGTCTTTGGCCAGACCGAGCGCAAGGCCATCGCCATGGCACTGGTGGACCGCGCGCTGCGCTGGAAAGAATTGGGCGAAGAGGATCAAGGCGCACCCGCGCAGGACGAGGAATTCGTCCTCATGCATGCCGACAACATTCAGGCCACCGGCTTTCTCGAGCATATCAAGCTGCCGCATTACGTCGATTTCCAGTCCGAACTGGAACTGGTGCGCAAACTCCGCCGCGAGGCCGAGGGCGCGGCGCATCGGGAGGCGGCGGAATGA
- a CDS encoding chloramphenicol acetyltransferase, which produces MPRLQADKALIHPDCDITDCEFGIYTEVGRGSRLAHVAMGDYSYCDRSCDLANTEIGKFANIASFVRVGATDHPLDRASLHHFLYRSASYWEDAPDDALWFDKRRARLARIGHDTWIGHNAQVKPEITVGHGAVIAAGAVVTHDVAPYMIVAGVPAQPLRPRLAPALADRMMALAWWEWDHARLRENLDDFRSLSAEAFLEKHGG; this is translated from the coding sequence ATGCCCCGATTGCAGGCCGACAAGGCCCTGATCCACCCGGACTGCGACATCACCGATTGCGAATTCGGCATCTATACCGAGGTCGGGCGCGGCAGCCGCCTCGCGCATGTGGCGATGGGGGATTACTCCTATTGCGACCGATCCTGCGATCTCGCCAATACAGAGATCGGCAAATTCGCCAATATCGCCAGCTTTGTGCGCGTGGGGGCCACGGATCATCCGCTCGACCGCGCCAGCCTGCACCACTTTCTCTATCGCTCTGCCAGCTATTGGGAGGATGCGCCCGACGATGCGCTTTGGTTCGACAAACGCCGCGCGCGGCTGGCGCGCATTGGCCATGACACCTGGATCGGCCACAATGCGCAGGTCAAGCCCGAGATCACCGTGGGCCACGGGGCGGTTATCGCCGCCGGGGCTGTGGTAACGCATGACGTAGCCCCCTATATGATCGTCGCAGGCGTGCCCGCCCAGCCGCTGCGCCCGCGCCTTGCCCCCGCTCTGGCCGACCGCATGATGGCACTGGCGTGGTGGGAGTGGGATCACGCCCGCCTGCGGGAGAACCTAGATGATTTTCGCAGCCTGAGCGCCGAGGCCTTTCTTGAAAAGCACGGCGGCTGA